The following are from one region of the Microbacterium sp. cx-55 genome:
- a CDS encoding phosphatase PAP2 family protein yields MTDSTPAAHRTSRDRAVTVGAVGGALLLCAVLLGVWILNRGPEPFAVDEAWNRGMIDVDGAVFDILAMFLNVAGGVLASSLIVPGVAIAILLYQRRPWSVGYLVATLVLSALFVQALKHLFGRARPEDILVVSDYGSYPSGHVANAATLAAILVVLHPRIWTAIAASVWVVIMALSRTYLHAHWLSDTLGGALVGVGIALACAAFMAERLRGERRPGRAVPAG; encoded by the coding sequence ATGACCGACTCCACTCCCGCCGCGCACCGCACTTCGCGGGACCGCGCCGTCACCGTCGGCGCGGTCGGGGGAGCGCTGCTCCTGTGCGCGGTGTTGCTGGGCGTTTGGATCTTGAACCGCGGACCCGAGCCCTTCGCCGTCGACGAAGCCTGGAACCGCGGCATGATCGACGTCGACGGGGCGGTGTTCGACATCCTCGCGATGTTCCTGAACGTCGCGGGCGGAGTGCTCGCCAGCTCGCTCATCGTCCCCGGCGTCGCCATCGCGATCCTGCTGTACCAGCGGCGCCCCTGGTCGGTCGGCTACCTGGTCGCCACCCTCGTGCTTTCGGCGCTGTTCGTGCAGGCCCTCAAACACCTCTTCGGGCGCGCGCGCCCGGAAGACATCCTGGTCGTGAGCGATTACGGGTCGTATCCGTCGGGTCACGTGGCCAACGCGGCGACCCTCGCGGCGATCCTGGTGGTTCTGCATCCGCGCATCTGGACGGCGATCGCCGCTTCCGTCTGGGTCGTGATCATGGCGCTCAGCCGCACCTACCTGCACGCCCACTGGCTCAGCGACACTCTCGGAGGCGCTCTCGTCGGGGTCGGGATCGCGCTGGCGTGCGCCGCGTTCATGGCGGAGCGGCTGCGCGGCGAACGGCGTCCGGGACGAGCGGTCCCCGCGGGATGA